AGAGCTTAATCGTTTTATGTCCCTGtaaccatacaaataaaaatctAGTTTAGTAACAACACAATGTACATACAAAATTTCATACATAGAAGATTCAGTATTTTACCTTGTGTTTCTGAGACTCAATTGGCTTGCCACCCTTTGAGATGAAAGTTGACAGGACAAACTCTGAAAGATAATCTGCAAATATGCATAATAAGAATTAAAACAAAGAACTATGAGAGCAGTAGAAATAAATTTTTATCCCATCCAGTCCAATTATATATGCCTACCTGAGAGAGCATGTGGAATCATCTTATGAATGTTCACAACATTTATGTAGTGTTTCCTAGTGAAGTCAACTTTTTGTGATTTCTCGTTAGTCTCCATGACAAAAGTTAATTGCTTATCTTttccctgtatacatacacattaAGTATAGCTTAGAGACAACAAACTCTACATATCACGAATAACTCAAACGAAGATTCAAAACTGACCTGCCGATTCACACACCCAGTCAACTTTCCATCCTGAATAAGAGCAGGCCAGACACACCCCGATTGAACAACAATTGCATCGCCTCGAGCTGTAAAtatgcaaaataaaacattgTAGGAAGTTTACAAACTGTAGACCTAAAAGTGTCATCATGTATTGTACAATTATATAAACCTACCTGGGGCAATACACGGAAACCATCTATGAGTACCCACAGCCTTTTTATCAGGGAAAGGCGATAAAAGAGTTACTATCCCTTGATCAACAGCCCTTTGACTACTCTTCTTAGGAATGGGAATCCTACCCATCAAACCAACCAGCACACAGACAAGAGTTCCAACCGGACTACCACAATCCTCGGAAATGATACCTATCCTTGCCAAAGCCTAAAAGATTGACAAGAAACATCGTCAAAAAACATATATGGACAACATGTGGAACAAACAGAATGTACAAACTTGAACATTGATTCTCTCGATGTTTCAATTAGTATATTTGAGTTCTGACAAAAACCGGTTAAAGATTTTGAGTAAGAAAATCGAGGgctttgtttttgtttcaaaaGAACCCATTGACTCGAAGTAATACATATGTCCTGAGTAAAAAAATCATCaccattcattcatatatataaagatttcgGGTGATATTACTAGTGTTGAAATGAGGTTCCAAGACGATAAAAATTTcagtaattttttatataaagattcatatatataaaaatttcatGGAATCTTGAATAATGGTAAGAATTACAAGACGATAAAAATTTCATTACAAACCCTATAATCAAAATCTTTAATATGAAATCATGTTTTTGGACCCAGAACATCCACATATAGATacattatagatatagattatagatacaTACAGATCCacaataaataatttatatatttatttattaaagaacAGAAAGATTATAGAATCATCTTTAACaaacattaaaatttttaaatatacaaatccacaattattatatataaaaaacagaaAGAATAAAGAATCATCCAcagttataattatatatatatatatatatttaagaacaGAAAGAATAAAGAATCATACATGCTCTCGAAAAGAATCAgacaatgatgatgatggtgatgatgatgatgatgatggtgatgatgacgatgatgatgacgatggtgatgatgacgatgatgacgaCGATGAACCGAAAAAGAATTTTTTAATTGCATCcataatgaaaaagaaaagaaaatacagACAATAATAAAGAATATTATTGTGATTACCAACAAACAAAcagaatgaaagaaaaaaagattattgTGAATGATTTTTGATCGATATGATAATGATTTCATTGTGAGAACAACGATAACCAACTTCGATTATATACCTTTCTCAATTAATGGCGGTGGCGGTAGCGTTTGccgggtcgggtcgggtcgggttaTAACTATTCACCACGTgtcttaaatataaatattaaaaaaatacccttatttagattatttatttttatttctttgataataagtattatataaaacaagttTCTTTTTAACACCAATCTTTCATATGCATTTGTAATTTAAAGCTGCAATATTTCCATTGATAATTATTCAAAAGCAACCTATAATAGATATAACttccgtttaaaaaaaaaatagatataactTACTTAATATCATCCtcataattttgaatattcttaaCTTTTGATGACGACTCTGATATTGGTGTTTGATCATCATGTTGTAACCCTTAATCAGTTAATATCTCTTGATTAGAATCCAAAAATAATCCTTTATTGGAACTTGATAACAACCCGTGATCATCATCTAACGGGGAAGAAAGAAAGGATGAGCAATCCGATAATATCTCTTCATCATGTAACGGAGAAGAAAGAGTTGAAGCGTGATTCATGTTGATAGGTAATTTTGTGTCGATCATTATGCTGTAACCCGTAATATTAGAGGGGAAATTAGTGTAGAGTTATTTAACCTAGGTTAATCTTATTTAGGTAATATTGGATGATGTGGATAGGACACATAAGTTTCCACATCAGTCACTAAGAAACCGTTTGTAAAATATGAGTCAATATATCATTTCTCTAAAGCAAAGTACCTCGTcaagtaattaagattttgaaataaaaaaaaaaaagaagatttcGCCCTTCTATaaagaaatattaaaatgattaaaatctTATATAATGCCGTCAAGATTTTagtgtatttttttaacattaaaaatttagtgtgttattttatcatattaaaGATTTAATGGGTATCTACTTCTATCTAACTTCATATTAATGATGATACATTTCAAACACATTTCAAACATAAATGGATATTTTGCAAttttaaatgtgtaaattaCACATAATAATTTAGAAAACTTGTTATAAAAAGTATGTCATAATTAGATTAAAAGATACTAAATAGATGACAATAAAGATGTGTGGAATTGACACATAAATCAATtcaaaaaaaatcttatgttattacaatctttctttatttatatagagaTTTAGATTTTAATAGCATATATCAAAAGCCCACCTATTAATTTTAGggagtgataaatctacaacataTTTAGATATGTACAACAAATGTACATACTATATAGCACAATGTACTGTATAAAGCTtgcattgttgtagatggctaaacattgttgtagatttattaCTCCCtttaattttttgataaatGTACAATTACTTAACACATTTTAACTAAAAGTTGTTTGGTTTCTAAtttttttaggaaaatgatGGATATGACTAAAACATATATCTAAAGAGATATGCTTAATgtcttatatatttaatacatgtATCATGTGTTTTTTCTCTCTGATAATGTTTACCATTCATCATGCGCAATTTGTCATGAATTTATTACTaagctttttagtttttaaacaaaTCAATCAGGCTTATTTATCATTACCTattattttataactttaatatcttgtttatttatttacctACGGCTCAATTGTCATGAAAAGAGCTGTCGTTTGATGCCATTTTATGTCGTTTTATACACTCTTCACGATGGCCATTTTGTAATATTGTCCAACTTTGTGGTCATTTTAACAACTGTTCACAGTGGAAGAAATGTAAATAGTGGGAAACATTTGCCTATATACGCaaacagaaaaacaaaatgactAACGAGGATTCAGGTTGCCATCAACCAAAGAACACCAATGACAGATAAAGCACTCCGCAAACATCCAAAAACAAAGGCCGCTGGCTGTAAACTAAAAAGGGTCATTCTTTACCTGGGTTAATAAATTTCTGGCcgataaaaaatgaaaacaaaaccaTCCTTCATTTGCGTTAAAAAGGTCATCCGATCATATGTGCTCGTAATTAATTGTATTCTTTTCATGCTTTCAACCATTGTCACCGCCATTTTTCCCGATCAGCTCCATCGCTAAAAACTTTCGGCGGAGAAAACAAACACAGTGAACCGTCTTATGATTACGTGTTGAATATGTATACATCACAAAGCATTTAATTGTTTTGGAAATGAGACACATATTTTTATGAGAAACTGAgagaaatgaacaaaaaaaatatcagGGTGGATTAGAATGTGAGATAGATAGATGTATGTACACTTGAGTAAAACCACCCCCTTGTTTCATTTTGACATCTAATCAGATACGtgtatcttttatctttttagaacACCCATCCTTtgaatttgttttcttttaggGTTAAGTCACAAAGTATTTTTCCTTATTACATGGTTGTCCATTGAATTGGATTATTAATGTGTATTACTCAtagacttttcaattttttacataGTTGGTCAACTGATGACCTACGATAACAGATTaaactatttttctttttataaaaacatttttaattaagaaacattataATCTGGGTTGTTTTATTGATTGGAACTTTGGAAgttcatttataaaataatttcaaatacaTATTAGAAAGAAAAGATGAGATTATATTGATCTTGGAAATAAATATGAGTTCTCAAAACCCCCCAAATCCAAACGAAATTCCATACATATGAATCTGATATACATACAAGTAATTCATTCCCCAATTCCAAACTTAGTGTTttcaaaaacccccaaatccaAACTAGATTCACATGCAAATCCTAAACAAATCAATGACTGATGAAAATTTACCCACGAtgttgctgctgatgatgatgaatccaACCACTCACCAGAAAGTGATGATAAACccacgatgatgatgatgatattgcTGCTGTCGatgaaaagatgatgatgatggataGTTAATGATGTTGCTGGtgtatattatgtatgtaaTATAAGTACGGGAGTAATAATGATGCTAATAATGGATAATTAATGATGTTGATGGGTAATTATGTATGTAATATATGCTTCGTTTCTTTTTTTCTACACATCAACAACATCTTTGGTGTAtgctttgttttttcttttctttttgcttatgtgttagttttatttaatacaagagcttttatatatatatatatattatatttatgttatatactGACAGATATATTTAGAgtgtacatatattatatattgatagatatatTAGAGTGTATGCATAAAATTAGAATGTGGATGATGATTGACAGAAATGAAGGAGAAACATGAGAGAAGCAgaaatttgttatttatatatataaaaaataaaaaaaaattagagtttGACCTATTATTGTAGGTCATCAAGTCATcagttggtcaaccatgtaaaaaattgaaaagtaaatGGGTGATACATatcaataatccagttcaatggGTAACCATATAAATGAGGAAAAATACATTGTTTATCGAGTgacttaacttttttttagttCTAACGATGAGATGGTATTCGATATTAAAATACGTGTAAGTTTCACAACATGTCACTCtgaataaaaatttaatatataatttatttgtggaatttattttataatataacatatTCAACTAAATTGAGTCATCctatgttttttgattttatataaccGATTAAATGTTTAAGGCAAATTCATCGTCATTGGAAAAGACGTCattaaaagggaaaaaaatggtttacgatattatcaatattagatgttcatacatttaagtcataaaagcttatattGTTGAAGaaatacggttctaagtgttatattttgcaagttgtagtataataatcatatgtttgtcACTCTCATTATTAGCCtcgacatattgatgaaattgtttaccgtagtcattccacaagtcacatgctatatataataatttctctattatagaatattttgaaaccagttgtactcataatgtgatattattatgaaagataattaagaataaaagatataaacatatttgtgatcttgtacttgacattcaagtatatgtatttaatcatgttgcgcgtccataacacgcataggtttattttcaatcacttattctatgataatatgataacaattaggattgattttatatatttgataacaattaggactcttgatttgagtgacaactgtaactttaaatattaatatgcaaaactaatatataaataggAGAAAATTATGCACCTTTCTGATTGAGTGATAGAATTAACctttttgatttggatttatgaTTCAAGTAACCCGGTGTTATAAATcgtgtttgggatatgtatctagatgtcacattgtatttatatcaaatattaaactaaatattaatatttataactataaaattctaatctaatatttgttaataagtcattaggttttgaaaaaaaaaattgtagaaaatatttcatatgttaaaatttttttatctatactctattataataataatcaaccccctatttttgaaaagtgttaaaaaattgTTAGATGCAAAAATACTAAATTAGCCTTAATAAACACCTCTTATAGAAAGAGTTATAAGAGATTAtcaaatttgtccttaatgaattaatttacactttaaactcttatcttgctaatttacactctaagtccttatattctaaaaatttttcactatcaccattacatcaacttacacggttacaccactcgacatAAATTGTCGATatcatcaccacccgtcaccaacACCACTAAACCGCCGCCGCCAtcaccgtcgccgcattgcgcgggaaCCATGCtagtttaattaaatgattgtaaattttaaaaaactctTTCAAGTTAAGGTACACATGATAGTTTGATGTGTATtgatacatacattccaacgttgtgtgtataatcgtagagaggtttaattcaaaccttatcataaaggtttcttgcttattctctccaatttaaggtacacgttttctatcttggttaattaattaaactacatagatcttgtcttccgttgcgtgctttgtgatttgtttgatAGTAGTTATATAACTCAATAGTATGAACCGAACAATATGTGTACTATTCTTTTGTTCACACCGGATTAAATGTACATTTTTGATTTGACATTATTTGTTGTTAGAAGTTGTCTATCAACATACCCTTTGTAAGTTAGATTGGTAAGCGTAGCAGGTTAGGAGATACATTAGAACGGATTTGCTATGATATAAATTGTACAATATTAATGATCCATGAGCCAATAGTAGAAGAGTATATCTTGTTAAGGGATTAGTGTCCTTGAATGTAATGAAATATGCACAAATTTTATCTTGTGTGATGAATAAATCGAGTATCTATTGTATGTGATAGAACTATTATTTTTTCCACTTTGTCATACCCTACCTATGGTGGAAATATGGgataaaactgaaagtgaaACACACATGGATATTACATAGAGATCACTGTATGAACAAACATCAAAACTCAAATGAAATAGATAAGTATATAAATTGTCAATACATAAGTATTTTCCATCGGTAGGAGTACACATAACTTTGAGTCCGTTTAATAATATATCAAGGGATGCTAAGAAAAGCGCTTGTATATCTCTGATCCTAACTAACAAAAGAAGCGCAAATATCCCTTGAATCTAGTCCAGCTCTAGCAATCTCTTTCCTGATTTGCTTAATTACCTataaagtatactaaaatgtcaACACAAGGTTGTTGAGTTTGTTGAACAATAATAGTCAATTTGTGTCGATATAAGTCAAACAATGGGTGTACAATATAATGAGTAATAGAATGGTACGTAACACACATAGAGACCAACTGTTGAACTAAACAAATATGACGCACTCATCCCAAGTTGTACCTGACACACATAAATAAGATGTACTATAGAGGGCGAACACATCCCATATGGTACCTGGCGAATGTATGTTAATGGTGTCGGACGAACTTGTTCCATAAGGCACTAGTAAGCAAGTAACTATATAAACGACTCACACTATCTAcacttttatatctatatctatacttctatactactccgtatattataaagaaaataacttccttgttgaaagttacattagGAGAATTGTTTAAAATGCCTTTAATAGTTAAATTAAACTATgagtcctttatcttttaaaatatcccaGTAACCCTTTACattatcaattatctacattctaccaccaacagtcgcctccaccaccacactgtcGCCACCATAACCACCGCCAAATTACGCGAATAACGTGCTAGTCATATTGTACGGTCATAATAAGCCATCAAACACATTATTGAAAACCATTACACTTTTATTCCAAAAGTACAACAAAAAAGGTGCTACAAAACTCACCTGACGTCTCTCAAATAAATAAGTTGCACAAATAGTCTGATAAGCACAAAAAATTTAGACGTCTCAATTAATCAACAAGTCAAAAAATAATCACCTAAAATTGTACCTCATTAGTCTATACCAATTACTAGGGTCTAAAGAGATGTAATTATGTTTTGcgtgaaaaatattttaatactcttcttttataaaatcttgcttgatggctaaaaataaatataaattaagtattgagggttaaaaatgtaaattattgatggaaaacaaagaagtgtaaattaatgagacttattctacaaattaatataaatactaatataataatatatttggataatgattattaggatttttttatttgtagtttatctaagtGATGACATCGTCAaaagttaatttgatgaaatcgagcattgtgattggttaataagtcattagttcaactgtcttatagtatatattaagattaagataagattattattattattattataattattattattattattattattattactattactattattattataataaaaaaattattatctcgcgtaatacacagatggttatctgtatatatatatgtaatggtTAAGTgcatgtaaatgtaattaattaactacggtcaaaaagttattgtgtgcatgacCTTATAAAACATCTATCATATGCATGAActttgtaaaaatatttaagttaTGTAACTAAATATAATTGACCAATAAAAAATTTGCACATGGCAGCTCATATGAGGTGTCACGTACACATGTTACATATTTAAGAAATTCTTTAATTATTTtcgttttataattattttaagttatattaagtgttaaataatacaaaatatttaataaaacgaAAACTTAcactttattaatatttaatttagaaaagctgtaacaaattaatatatattattagttagtTGTTTTCGATAAAGTATATTCACGATAAATGTAAATTTGACgtaaacaaaaatcaaacataacAAAACCGTGGCGAAGCACGGAAAATATTCTCGTTgataatcattagagatgaaaaaatCTGTTGCTTAACAACGGGGCATAAGATTCATACGggtcatttttaaaaattttgaaacgGGCCCAATCTGGTTGGGCACTTGGGCTGACCTGCAaacgattttttaaaaaatttgaaacaGGCCCAATCTATGGACGCTAGAAGATCACGAAGTGGTTTATTTGTTATTACTTGTTTTAATCATATACGTactatatatgtagtttttgttAAGGACCAACAATTATATGTCATCTGTTCTCCTATGAATCCCATGGTCCATGGCAGTATGGTATAAAGTTAGTTTTTGGTGCAAAGTAACTCccctcttcttttttcttttttctttttctatcaaAGACTTGTTCGAGATCGAAAAGCATGTGGGACTTGGAAGACCAGCTAGGAAAGTTTTAAAGACATTGTTTTTGTTACTTATTGGTGTATTTGGAAGAAAATGAACGAAAAGAAGTTCAATGACGGGACGACTTGTGTAGAGAAGGTATTTCTAGACATCAAGTCGATAAGCATTCTATGGTTTAAGAATAGATCTAGAAGCTGTAATATTAATTGGAAGCAATGGATTAGGTATACTGATGTAAGTTGTTGCCACTCCGAATTTGTGATGGGTCGGCTTTGTGAATAAtagttactttaaaaaaaaaaacaaaaatcccATGGTCCAATTTGAACTCAGCAAATGGTTGAATCTAAGTTCTTGATTTCTTCATTATTATAAGTATAAATCTTATATGCAAGTAATCTTGTATAGAAAGACTAGATTGGtgtccgcgcaatgcagcggcgacGAAAcggtgtgattattaatgtaaaagtaatttcattgcggtcGACGATGTGATAAGTTTTGCGGTGGGATGTGAAAGAGATAAGAAGGGAGTCGAATtgtgaattagggttttttgttatgtgtttatacGTGAAGGAAAGATAGagattgatttattttttaacggTATTTTACTCGCAatctataaaatagaaataagaaTGTATTAAGATGGTGGGTAAATTAAACATATCAGATTCTTAAAGCTAAGAGTGGAGAGTTCAGCTTCTTTTATTAGGGGTATAGATATAGgtatgggaaatgatatatctacaacataatttaaccatctacaataaaaatacatattttactGCACAGTGTACAACTACGTAAAGCACGTATTGTTGTAGATAACTAAAATGTGTTGTAGATATATTACTCCCCATTGGtatagattatatattaaaaaacaagtGTAAATATAGTccattctttttataatactcCGTATTTGCTTTGATTCAAGTAAATGTCTTATAATACATTGAAAAGGAGAGCTCATAAGTAATCAAGGAGTTGAAATGAGACATTCCAATGAAATCTATAATATCCTAAATTGTTCTAACACAAAATGAGTAAAACCTAAGGGTGCGTTTAGAGGAAGGGTTTTAGGATTGGGTTTAAGGTATTGGAAATGCAGTGGTCGTGTTTATTTTCTCCGAACTCACCATTAGAAATGCTTgttctcttttttaatttctCGGTTATGCTCGAGTCTCAGAGGGAGACTAGGAGGCTGCATTAATGTTCACATCACTGTACGTCATTCTCATATATCATGACATCATGTAAACGCCCATTGCTctttatttcaaattttgttgAATCTCCTTTCATAACTTATCTGAGTTGCCTAAATGGTAGGAAAGACCCTCTAACCTTCGCATAAG
The Erigeron canadensis isolate Cc75 chromosome 2, C_canadensis_v1, whole genome shotgun sequence DNA segment above includes these coding regions:
- the LOC122587642 gene encoding uncharacterized protein LOC122587642; the protein is MDAIKKFFFGSSSSSSSSSPSSSSSSSSPSSSSSSPSSSLSDSFREHALARIGIISEDCGSPVGTLVCVLVGLMGRIPIPKKSSQRAVDQGIVTLLSPFPDKKAVGTHRWFPCIAPARGDAIVVQSGCVWPALIQDGKLTGCVNRQGKDKQLTFVMETNEKSQKVDFTRKHYINVVNIHKMIPHALSDYLSEFVLSTFISKGGKPIESQKHKGHKTIKLSCARGHISAVRSGFERSTLIQKHSKSVGFKKPQALSMKPIRNEDTDKIEETTKTAAGCHGVANNFESTDVVEKGSQVSFLSKGYVYQMITLFESKRSNIVFEKESQKSFFSKGKNYLIRTNHLFESEQPNLVFESNSKPGPIGESKNSTNIHLRCKQDRKVDVQGDASVIVRSGFLQPTLIHDDKLIGCENQQVS